One segment of Alnus glutinosa chromosome 2, dhAlnGlut1.1, whole genome shotgun sequence DNA contains the following:
- the LOC133860838 gene encoding two pore calcium channel protein 1A-like, translating to FGFCFFVLSEIEKPLLGGESSGSKGRRREHYKHSDAIAYQKAAALVDLAEDGTGLPEEILDQSNFQNAAKLYFIFIRFDFVLSLTYFALIVLNFLEKPLWCTNYSTYSCDDREYFFLGEFPYLTCAESLIYKGITLILLVIHTFFQISYEGYHLYWRNPLNWLKLTCLLILVADILVYALYLSPVAFDYLPLRIAPYIRVVLFMLNFSEPQVNGSVLYLHPSWNAWLILKCLGSCPD from the exons TTTGGTTTCTGTTTCTTTGTTCTCTCTGAGATTGAGAAGCCTCTGCTGGGCGGTGAAAGCAGTGGAAGTAAAGGTCGCCGGAGAGAGCACTATAAACACTCTGATGCTATTGCTTATCAAAAGGCTGCGGCTCTGGTTGATCTG GCTGAAGATGGTACTGGTCTACCGGAGGAAATtcttgatcaatcaaacttccAGAATGCTGCAAAGTTATACTTCATATTTATtcgatttgattttgttttgtccCTCACTTACTTTGCATTGATAGTCCTAAATTTCTTAGAg AAACCTTTGTGGTGTACAAACTATTCTACATATTCTTGTGACGATAGGGAGTACTTTTTTCTTGGGGAGTTCCCCTACTTAACTTGTGCAGAGTCTCTCATTTACAAG GGCATAACTCTCATCTTACTCGTGATACATACtttctttcaaatttcatacGAAGGGTACCATCTCTATTGGAGAAATCCTCTTAATTGGTTAAAG TTGACTTGCCTATTAATTTTGGTAGCTGATATACTGGTTTATGCTCTCTATTTGTCACCAGTGGCCTTTGATTATCTTCCTCTCAGAATTGCACCATATATCAGAGTTGTGCTTTTCATGCTGAACTTTAG TGAACCTCAGGTGAATGGATCAGTGTTGTATCTTCATCCTAGCTGGAATGCTTGGCTCATACTTAAGTGTCTTG GATCGTGTCCAGATTGA